The DNA region CCAAAGAAAGCTCCAGACTGCCCCGTTGGACAGAACGAGGCGCAGCACCCCCTCACCCTGATCATTTCGGATCATCACCCCTGGTGCTAGGTGAAACCGGATCGCCAGCCGCCCCCGCGGCTTGCCCGTAACTATAAGCCGGTCCTGTCCGACCAAGGTTGTTCCGCCCGATAGGAGGGTCAAGCGGCGCTCGAGATCAACGCCGAAGCGTTTGGCGAAGCCGCTGCTGGTGAGGGTGAGAATATGGTCGGCGCTATCGAGCTTTGCCTGTGGCGCCTCGGAGCCCAGCACATCTTCCTCATCGATTGTCGGAGCGCTGTGAGCGATGGTCTGACGGAAGAGCTCCCGGCTTTCGGGAAGATCGGTCGGCGCGGGGCCGCAATTGCCCACGATCAGCTCGCTGCCATGGGAGAATTCGAAGGCAAGCGCACTGGCATGGCTGCCGCGGCTCATGCTTGGCGGTGGCAGCAGCCCAGTGTCGGCAATCACCACCGCCTCTCCGTCGCGCAGGGTGCCGTAGCCGCCGACGATGCGGGAGCGGGGAGGGCGCCCCGGCCCGTTAGCCTGAATGGCGATCAGAACATCGTGGGGCAAGTGTCCGCCGCCGTTGAAATATCCTGGTTGCCCGTTGGAAAGGGTCAGGGCGGCGAGGCTCTCATGCATGCGCTCAATCTGCGCGGATAGCTCATTGAGTGCTTCCGATTTGGCGATGAGCGCTGCCGCGCCTCGCACGCTTACCAGTTCGACAAGCAGTTGCAGTTGCAGGCGGGGGTTGCGGGAGCGGTGCAGGCCATCAGGATCGAGCTGCTGCGCCAGCAGCGCGTTGAGCTCAGTTAATCGTGCGTCGACTTCCGTATTGTCGCTCTGTTCGCAGCATTCGGCGCCCAGGAGCGCGGCGGCGGCAAGCAGCGCGTCAGCGGGATCCGCCGCGAGGGGGCCTCGTATCCTGAGGCTTTGGATTTGGGTGCTAAGCACACGCTGCAAGGTCCTAGCCTCGCCCGGGGAGGCGCCGTCAAGCAGCAGCGTCAGGTGTCGCAACCAGTTGAGCACGCGTTGTGCAGTAACCTGTATAGCCCAACTATCGTGGTCGAAAGCGCCCTCGCGATTGATCCAATCGAGCACCAGCATGCGGGCGAACTGCCGTTCGCCGGAGTCCACCGTGCCGCGGAAGTGCCGTAGCCACGAAAAACCCTGCAGGTTCGACCACCAATCCAGATGGTCAACGTCAACGCTGAATGGAGATGCGCCACCGGTCTCGACCAGCTTGCTGGACAATAGATAACGTCCGGCCATCATGTCGCGAACGGTGTCCCGATCCGAGGGGCGGAACTCCGGCAAATCCCCTGCAAAAGCGTTGTCCGCGAGGCTGCGCCAAGTCCAGCGCAACAAGGGCAGCGTGACGATCCAGTCCACGGTGGCCGAGGACAGACGGCGCGTACGGTCGCGGAGCGCTGGCATCTACGCCTCTCCCGCCCGTCGGCGCATCAGCAGCACCGGCATCGCCAAGATCTTCAAAACCCACCTCACCAGCGGCAACGAAGCGCCACTGCCCCGACTCGCCCTCTCTATCTACGGCGAAACCGGGCGACGAAGAAGCCGTCCATGCCCCCCGAAATACCACCAGGATTCATTCCGGGGTGGGTCCGCACCATTCCTTGGCCTGTGACAGCCGCTTGCAGTCCCGGTAAATCATCTGTGGAGAGCGGCCAGAGCTCAAGACCCGATAATCTATCTAAGGCCCACATCGCCTGCTCCTCGCCCTCGGCAGGCTCAAGCGAACAGACGCAATAGATCAGAACGCCGCCCGGCTTCAGGCAGCCCAATGCATTGCGCAAGAGATTGCGCTGCAATCTAACTCGCCCTGCCACATCGGCAGAGGTGCGCCGCCAGATGACCTCAGGGTGACGCCGGAAGGTGCCGGTTGCCGAACAGGGGGCGTCGAGCAGCACGCCGTCGAAAGGCTCCGTGGCAGCATAGGTGGCGGCATCTCCGACGATTGTCTCTGCTGTATATCTCAGGCGACTCAGATTGCCGGAAAGGCGTTCCATACGCTTGGCATCGCTATCGAGCGCCGTTACCGCGTAACCCGACTTTGCCAGTTGCGCAGTCTTGCCGCCCGGGGCTGCGCATAAATCCAACACTCGCGCACCAGCCTCAAGTCCAAGGAGGCGAGCAGGGATGGCGGATGCTGCATCCTGCACCCACCACTGTCCTTCATCAAAGCCGGGGAGAGCATCTACAGGTCGGTCCCGTTGCTCGATGCGCACCGTATCGGCAATAACCTGCTCGGCGCCGAGTGCTGCAATCAGGTCTGCATCTTCATGCTTCAAGGTGAGGTCGAGCGGGGCACCATCGAGCAGGGCTTTGGAAAAAGCGGCGATGGCGTCCTCGCCATATGCCTCAAGCCAGGTATCACCAAAGGATTCCGGAATCAGGAGGTCGTCAGAAAGCATGCCGAACTTGGCGGAATTTGCCTGCGCATTGCGAAGTACGGCATTCATCAGACCGGCAAGATGGCGGGCCCTGGCATCCCGCTTGATTGCCTCGACCGCCAGGAACAAGGCGCTGTGAGCGCCGAGATCAGGCAGAAACACCAACTGCGTCAAGCTCAGCCGCAGCACGGCTTCGAAGGTCCCGGATTTACCGGGCATGCCTTTGTCGAGCAGGGCGTGAATGATGAAGTTCAGCTGCCCCTGGCGACGCAAGGCAGTGGTGATGAGGCGGTTCGCCAGCGCGCGATCGCGGCCATCGGCCAGGTCGGCAGACGTGAGAGGCGAGAAATTGTCGCCGTCCAACACGGATTTGAGCCGCTGGGCGGTAACGAGGCGGAGCTTCAGTCCCGCCGGTTCAGTCTTGTGAGCCACGCTTTTGCTTATCCCCAGGGGCCGCGACCATCGCGATCCTCTTCGGCGCGCTCGACACTCGGCACGCGCCAGCCATTGCCGCTCTGCCGCACCGTCACGGGCGGGCGGCGCGGCTGCGAC from Devosia sp. RR2S18 includes:
- a CDS encoding heparinase II/III domain-containing protein, coding for MPALRDRTRRLSSATVDWIVTLPLLRWTWRSLADNAFAGDLPEFRPSDRDTVRDMMAGRYLLSSKLVETGGASPFSVDVDHLDWWSNLQGFSWLRHFRGTVDSGERQFARMLVLDWINREGAFDHDSWAIQVTAQRVLNWLRHLTLLLDGASPGEARTLQRVLSTQIQSLRIRGPLAADPADALLAAAALLGAECCEQSDNTEVDARLTELNALLAQQLDPDGLHRSRNPRLQLQLLVELVSVRGAAALIAKSEALNELSAQIERMHESLAALTLSNGQPGYFNGGGHLPHDVLIAIQANGPGRPPRSRIVGGYGTLRDGEAVVIADTGLLPPPSMSRGSHASALAFEFSHGSELIVGNCGPAPTDLPESRELFRQTIAHSAPTIDEEDVLGSEAPQAKLDSADHILTLTSSGFAKRFGVDLERRLTLLSGGTTLVGQDRLIVTGKPRGRLAIRFHLAPGVMIRNDQGEGVLRLVLSNGAVWSFLWEGAELREDDSVRQSAHLGLNRTRQLVLEADVAADLEIAWIFTLEQQ
- a CDS encoding RsmB/NOP family class I SAM-dependent RNA methyltransferase is translated as MAHKTEPAGLKLRLVTAQRLKSVLDGDNFSPLTSADLADGRDRALANRLITTALRRQGQLNFIIHALLDKGMPGKSGTFEAVLRLSLTQLVFLPDLGAHSALFLAVEAIKRDARARHLAGLMNAVLRNAQANSAKFGMLSDDLLIPESFGDTWLEAYGEDAIAAFSKALLDGAPLDLTLKHEDADLIAALGAEQVIADTVRIEQRDRPVDALPGFDEGQWWVQDAASAIPARLLGLEAGARVLDLCAAPGGKTAQLAKSGYAVTALDSDAKRMERLSGNLSRLRYTAETIVGDAATYAATEPFDGVLLDAPCSATGTFRRHPEVIWRRTSADVAGRVRLQRNLLRNALGCLKPGGVLIYCVCSLEPAEGEEQAMWALDRLSGLELWPLSTDDLPGLQAAVTGQGMVRTHPGMNPGGISGGMDGFFVARFRRR